A window of Colius striatus isolate bColStr4 chromosome 29, bColStr4.1.hap1, whole genome shotgun sequence contains these coding sequences:
- the CIART gene encoding circadian-associated transcriptional repressor: MEPPARACSCGSPASSPGGPSDSEAEVGGPSPAPPRPERSHKRPRGPDRGSPELPPSPRGGKRPRRGEGREAPPSDGDRLFAQKCQELRGFIQPLAELLEGLKRGRYDRGLSSFQQSVAMDRIQRIIGVLQKPEMGSRYLGTLLQVEGMLRLWFPHVAPKPAQDAAPAPPRRRPPRRPPRGPPLPPPAWRHPPFLLLLLLLHRLGDITSGWPLQVPPQDPPGLPDTGCLTPPRDRGVSPGSLQLCLSGWCFLDCGH; encoded by the exons ATGGAGCCCCCCGCCCGCGCCTGCTCCTGCGGCTCCCCCGCCTCCAGCCCCGGGGGTCCCTCCGACAGCGAGGCCGAGGTGGGGGGACCCTCCCCAGCGCCCCCCAGACCTGAGCGGAGCCACAAGCGGCCGCGGGGCCCGGACAGAGGGTCCCCGGAGCTGCCGCCGTCCCCCCGCGGCGGGAAACGGCCCCGGAGGGGGGAGGGGCGGGAGGCCCCGCCCAGCGACGGCGACCGGCTCTTTGCCCAAAAA TGCCAGGAGCTGAGGGGCTTCATCCAgcccctggcagagctgctggaggggctgAAGAGGGGCCGGTATGACAGAG ggctgagcagctTCCAGCAGAGCGTGGCCATGGACCGGATCCAGCGCATCATCGGGGTGCTGCAGAAGCCCGAGATGGG ctcccggTACCTGGGGACGCTGCTGCAGGTCGAGGGGATGCTGAGGCTCTGGTTCCCACACGTGGCCCCCAAACCCGCGCAGGATGCggcccccgcgcccccccgccgccgccccccccgCCGGCCCCCCCGGGGccccccgctgccgccgcctgcCTGGAGACacccccccttcctcctcctcctcctcctcctccatcgcCTTGGGGACATCACATCGGGGTGGCCGCTCCAGGTGCCGCCCCAGGACCCCCCCGGCCTCCCCGACACCGGATGCCTGACGCCCCCCAGGGACAGGGGTGTCTCTCCTGGATCTCTTCAGCTTTGCCTTTCTGGATGGTGTTTTTTAGACTGTGGACACTGA